From Riemerella anatipestifer ATCC 11845 = DSM 15868, a single genomic window includes:
- a CDS encoding GlcG/HbpS family heme-binding protein: MKKIIILFALIVTNFGWAQQKDASLNQALSINQNGALKLAEQANLEAAKLNKQVSIAVLNNSGVVILLLKGDTVGPHNTEASRRKAYTALSTKTPSFILMKKAADNPTAQNLNTLPELLLLGGGVPIWKDGELIGSIGISGGGSGENDHNIAQKAAENLGFSTSK; the protein is encoded by the coding sequence ATGAAAAAAATTATCATTTTATTTGCTTTAATAGTAACAAATTTCGGGTGGGCACAGCAAAAGGATGCCTCGCTGAATCAGGCACTAAGTATCAACCAAAACGGTGCATTAAAACTAGCCGAACAAGCCAACCTTGAAGCGGCTAAACTTAATAAACAGGTTTCTATTGCCGTACTTAATAACTCGGGGGTTGTTATCCTACTCTTGAAAGGGGATACCGTAGGACCTCACAATACAGAAGCCTCTCGTAGAAAAGCCTATACCGCACTTTCTACCAAAACCCCTAGCTTTATCTTGATGAAAAAAGCCGCCGATAATCCCACCGCTCAAAACTTAAATACATTACCAGAGTTACTCCTATTAGGCGGTGGCGTTCCCATTTGGAAAGACGGAGAATTAATAGGCAGTATAGGCATATCGGGAGGCGGTAGTGGCGAAAACGACCACAATATCGCTCAAAAAGCGGCAGAGAATTTAGGATTTAGCACTTCTAAATGA
- a CDS encoding DUF417 family protein, with protein sequence MKNLLQILVNLQPKFIHFVRIAIAVVMLWIGGLKAFQYEADGIVPFVTNSPFMSFFYNNTGKTYIQEDGTEIAQYKKHRNPEGKMVAENIAWHKTNGTYPFSYGLGMVIVSIGILTLLGIWSPKIGLIGGLLTFGMSVITLSFLITTPEVYVPKLDGDFLTPQYGFPYLSGAGRLVLKDVIMMAAGLICASDCAKRILNTEKSV encoded by the coding sequence ATGAAAAATTTATTACAAATCTTAGTCAATCTACAACCAAAGTTCATTCATTTTGTACGGATTGCCATAGCTGTAGTTATGCTATGGATTGGGGGATTAAAGGCGTTCCAATATGAAGCCGATGGTATTGTTCCTTTTGTTACGAACAGTCCTTTTATGAGTTTTTTCTATAATAACACGGGAAAAACTTATATCCAAGAAGACGGGACAGAAATAGCCCAATACAAAAAACACCGAAACCCAGAGGGTAAAATGGTAGCCGAAAATATAGCTTGGCACAAAACCAACGGTACTTATCCGTTTTCTTATGGGTTGGGAATGGTAATTGTAAGCATAGGAATTTTAACACTTTTAGGAATTTGGAGTCCTAAAATAGGGTTGATAGGAGGGTTGTTAACCTTCGGAATGTCGGTGATTACGCTTTCTTTTCTAATCACAACCCCAGAGGTGTATGTTCCAAAATTAGATGGTGATTTTCTAACTCCGCAATATGGCTTTCCATATTTGTCGGGTGCAGGGCGTTTGGTTTTAAAAGATGTAATTATGATGGCAGCGGGACTTATTTGTGCCTCTGACTGTGCGAAAAGGATTTTAAATACCGAAAAATCTGTGTAA
- a CDS encoding META domain-containing protein yields MKNIILTLGIGLLMFSCATVGNTTTTKSKKNQVSLLSTEWVLAESRLGSSKVPTLTVETEKVSGNSGCNNYFGQLKIDAQTGAFSVENVGSTRMACKDMLVEQNFLKMLEKANRYESDGITLTLYKDQLPLMKFSKK; encoded by the coding sequence ATGAAAAATATAATATTAACATTAGGTATAGGTTTGCTGATGTTTTCTTGTGCCACGGTTGGTAATACAACTACAACTAAGAGTAAAAAGAATCAAGTTAGTCTATTATCAACAGAGTGGGTTTTAGCGGAAAGCAGACTCGGCTCTAGTAAAGTACCTACTTTAACAGTAGAAACAGAGAAAGTATCAGGAAACTCTGGGTGTAACAATTATTTTGGACAGCTTAAAATAGATGCACAAACGGGAGCTTTCTCGGTAGAGAATGTGGGTTCTACTAGAATGGCTTGTAAGGATATGTTGGTGGAACAAAACTTTCTAAAAATGTTGGAAAAAGCCAATAGATACGAAAGTGATGGCATTACTCTTACACTTTACAAAGACCAACTACCACTAATGAAATTTAGTAAGAAGTAG
- a CDS encoding GNAT family N-acetyltransferase produces the protein MQSNRGIAIISQEQIDYMLGMMYSDEELNQHFENPNYHYYLMLNGGVEVGFMGFEIGYEPQTTKLHQLYLLAEAKGRGLGKEAIGFLKREEKSHKDKSIVLNVNRKNPSFNFYKSQGFEVDKEVVLEVGESFVMDDYIMKIAIEI, from the coding sequence TTGCAAAGCAATCGTGGAATAGCCATTATCTCGCAAGAGCAGATAGATTATATGTTGGGTATGATGTACTCCGATGAAGAGTTAAACCAACATTTTGAGAATCCTAACTATCATTATTATCTGATGTTGAATGGTGGTGTAGAGGTAGGATTTATGGGGTTTGAAATAGGCTACGAACCTCAAACCACCAAATTACACCAGCTTTATCTTTTGGCAGAGGCTAAAGGAAGAGGATTGGGAAAGGAAGCAATAGGCTTTTTAAAAAGAGAAGAGAAAAGCCACAAAGATAAGTCTATCGTACTAAATGTTAATAGGAAAAACCCATCGTTTAATTTTTATAAAAGCCAAGGGTTTGAGGTAGATAAAGAAGTGGTGTTGGAAGTAGGCGAAAGTTTTGTAATGGACGATTATATTATGAAAATAGCCATAGAAATTTAA
- a CDS encoding transketolase produces MAKSVEELKHLTTQIRRDILRMVHAVNSGHPGGSLGCVEYFTALYGKVMNYSLPFKMEGKNEDLFFLSNGHISPVYYSTLARFNFFPVEELATFRKLDTRLQGHPTTHEGLPGVRIASGSLGQGLSVAVGAALGKKLDGDKGIVFSLHGDGELQEGQIWEALMYASHNKVDNLIATIDYNNRQIDGDVSDVLSLGNLKAKLEAFDWQVLEVKEGNNLEAVIAVLEEAKAQTGKGKPIAIIMHTEMGNGVDFMMGTHAWHGKAPNDEQLEKALAQLSTDNLADY; encoded by the coding sequence ATGGCAAAATCAGTAGAAGAATTAAAACATCTCACCACACAAATCAGAAGAGATATTTTGAGAATGGTACACGCAGTAAACTCTGGACACCCTGGTGGGTCTTTGGGTTGTGTAGAATACTTTACAGCTCTTTACGGAAAGGTAATGAACTACTCGCTCCCATTTAAAATGGAAGGCAAAAACGAAGATTTATTCTTCCTTTCTAATGGGCATATTTCTCCTGTGTATTACAGTACACTTGCTAGGTTCAACTTCTTTCCAGTGGAAGAATTGGCTACTTTCAGAAAACTAGACACTAGATTACAAGGACACCCTACCACACACGAAGGTTTACCTGGAGTAAGAATTGCTTCTGGTTCTCTAGGGCAAGGGCTTTCTGTTGCTGTAGGTGCAGCTCTAGGTAAAAAGCTAGATGGTGATAAAGGCATCGTATTCTCTCTACACGGCGATGGAGAACTACAAGAAGGGCAAATTTGGGAAGCTCTTATGTACGCTAGCCATAATAAAGTAGATAACCTCATTGCAACTATAGACTACAACAACCGACAAATAGATGGTGATGTGTCTGATGTACTTTCTTTAGGGAACTTAAAAGCTAAACTAGAAGCCTTTGATTGGCAAGTATTGGAAGTTAAAGAAGGTAACAACCTAGAAGCTGTAATTGCGGTGCTAGAAGAAGCCAAAGCACAGACAGGAAAAGGGAAACCTATCGCTATCATTATGCATACCGAAATGGGTAACGGTGTAGATTTTATGATGGGAACTCACGCTTGGCACGGTAAGGCACCTAACGATGAGCAACTAGAAAAAGCCTTAGCTCAACTTTCTACAGATAATTTGGCTGATTATTAA
- a CDS encoding co-chaperone GroES produces MSVNFKPLSDRVLVEPAAAETKTASGIIIPDTAKEKPQEGVVVAVGAGKKDEPMTVKVGDKVLYGKYSGTELKLDGKDYLIVREGDLLGILG; encoded by the coding sequence ATGTCAGTAAATTTTAAACCGTTATCAGACAGAGTTTTGGTAGAACCAGCAGCAGCTGAAACTAAAACGGCATCAGGAATTATTATCCCAGATACAGCGAAAGAGAAACCTCAAGAAGGTGTAGTAGTAGCTGTAGGTGCAGGGAAAAAAGATGAGCCTATGACTGTAAAAGTAGGAGATAAAGTGCTTTATGGCAAGTATTCTGGTACAGAACTTAAACTTGATGGTAAAGATTATCTTATCGTAAGAGAAGGAGATCTTTTAGGTATTTTAGGTTAA
- the uraH gene encoding hydroxyisourate hydrolase gives MKRTFFLMLMLAFASLTFAQEAKYQLSSHILDITKGQPAPNVSIRLSKLQHKDHWVTVDEKTTDQNGRIKDFLKEGKGVNHKGIYKLTYFTKPYFEKLGQDTFYPYIEVVFEIKDNNHYHVPITLSPYGYSTYRGN, from the coding sequence ATGAAAAGAACATTTTTTTTAATGTTAATGCTTGCCTTTGCAAGTCTAACTTTTGCACAAGAAGCAAAATACCAATTGTCAAGTCATATTTTGGACATTACAAAAGGACAGCCTGCACCCAATGTAAGCATTCGCCTTTCCAAATTGCAGCATAAAGACCATTGGGTAACAGTTGATGAAAAGACAACTGACCAAAACGGGCGTATCAAAGACTTTTTAAAAGAAGGAAAAGGCGTAAACCACAAGGGAATTTACAAACTCACTTATTTTACAAAACCTTATTTTGAGAAATTGGGACAAGACACTTTCTACCCGTACATAGAGGTGGTTTTTGAAATAAAAGATAATAATCATTATCATGTACCTATAACTCTTTCACCTTACGGATATTCTACTTATAGAGGAAACTAA
- a CDS encoding GlcG/HbpS family heme-binding protein, with protein MKSVTLFFTLFLVFMKVNAQTKNLYEPVLTGDAAMKIAQKAFDEANKSGHHISVTVADQSGQTLAVLRHHNAGVHTLRASYKKAFTANSQKRETAEIAQGIKNGTIPEDVRYLDENILILDGGVPIYIDGKVVGGIGVGGAHGSEDVRIAKAGISAIEVNTNQ; from the coding sequence ATGAAATCGGTTACTTTATTTTTCACATTATTTCTGGTCTTTATGAAGGTAAATGCTCAAACCAAAAATCTATACGAACCTGTATTAACGGGTGATGCAGCAATGAAAATAGCACAAAAAGCCTTTGACGAAGCCAATAAAAGTGGGCATCATATCAGTGTTACGGTGGCAGATCAATCAGGGCAAACCCTCGCCGTACTTAGGCATCACAATGCCGGGGTACATACCTTGCGAGCTAGTTATAAAAAAGCCTTTACTGCCAATTCTCAAAAAAGAGAAACCGCCGAAATTGCACAAGGCATTAAAAATGGGACAATCCCCGAAGATGTTCGTTATTTGGACGAAAATATTTTAATTTTGGACGGAGGAGTGCCCATTTATATAGACGGAAAAGTAGTTGGCGGTATTGGTGTAGGCGGTGCACACGGAAGCGAAGATGTACGGATTGCAAAAGCGGGAATTTCTGCCATTGAAGTAAATACGAACCAATAA
- a CDS encoding GlcG/HbpS family heme-binding protein, producing the protein MKNVIILFALILGNFGLAQQKESSLEHTLSINQNGALKLAEQANLEAAKLNKQISIAILNNSGVVILLLKGDTVGPHNTEASRRKAYTALSTKTPSFILMQKAAANPTAQNLNTLPELLLLGGGVPIWKDGVLVGSIGISGGGSGENDHNIAQKVAENLGFNTQQ; encoded by the coding sequence ATGAAAAATGTAATCATTCTATTTGCTTTGATATTAGGAAATTTCGGATTAGCACAGCAAAAAGAATCCTCATTAGAACATACATTAAGTATCAACCAAAACGGTGCATTAAAATTGGCCGAACAAGCCAACCTTGAAGCGGCTAAACTTAATAAACAGATCTCTATTGCGATACTTAACAACTCGGGGGTTGTTATCCTACTCTTGAAAGGGGATACCGTAGGACCTCACAACACAGAGGCCTCTCGTAGAAAAGCCTATACCGCACTTTCTACAAAAACCCCTAGTTTTATCTTAATGCAAAAAGCCGCCGCTAACCCTACTGCTCAAAATTTGAATACCCTACCCGAATTACTCCTATTAGGAGGTGGTGTTCCTATCTGGAAAGATGGGGTTTTGGTGGGGAGCATCGGTATATCTGGAGGCGGTAGTGGCGAAAACGACCACAATATCGCTCAAAAAGTGGCAGAGAATTTAGGATTTAATACCCAACAATGA
- a CDS encoding GlcG/HbpS family heme-binding protein: protein MKISIHILLFVSLLINIPLQAQSKTLYEPVLTGDAAMKMAQKAFNEANKSGHRISVTVVDQSGQTLAVLRHHNAGVHTLRASYKKAFTANSQKRETAEIAQGIKNGTIPEDVRYLDENILILDGGVPIYIDGKVVGGIGVGGAHGSEDVRIAKAGISAIEVNTNQ, encoded by the coding sequence ATGAAAATATCTATTCATATTTTACTATTCGTAAGCCTACTGATAAATATCCCTCTACAAGCCCAGAGCAAAACTTTATATGAGCCTGTATTAACAGGTGATGCAGCAATGAAAATGGCACAAAAAGCCTTTAACGAAGCCAATAAAAGTGGGCATCGTATCAGTGTTACGGTGGTCGATCAGTCGGGGCAAACGCTCGCTGTACTTAGGCATCACAACGCTGGGGTGCATACCTTACGAGCCAGTTATAAAAAAGCCTTTACTGCCAATTCTCAAAAAAGAGAAACCGCCGAAATTGCACAAGGCATTAAAAATGGGACAATCCCCGAAGATGTTCGTTATTTGGACGAAAATATTTTAATTTTGGACGGAGGAGTGCCCATTTATATAGACGGAAAAGTAGTTGGCGGTATTGGTGTAGGCGGTGCACACGGAAGCGAAGATGTACGGATTGCAAAAGCGGGAATTTCTGCCATTGAAGTAAATACGAACCAATAA
- a CDS encoding NAD-dependent epimerase/dehydratase family protein — protein sequence MESKNEKILITGALGQIGTELTAKLVEIYGKDNVIASGIDKWREGITTAGHYERIDVTNFKLLEDFIKENKITTVYHLASLLSGTSEKQPLFAWKLNLEPLLHLCELAKEGYLKKIFWPSSIAVFGKGIPKHNVGQDVVLNPTTVYGISKMAGEKWCEYYHDKYGVDVRSIRYPGLISWKAPAGGGTTDYAVEIFYEAVEKGEYQCFISENTAMPMLYMDDAINATIKLMQEPAENISVWGSYNLGGMSFTPAELTNEIKKVMPNFKISYQPDFRQSIADSWPASIDDSKAKEDWGLSYEFDIKMMTEEMIKNLKVKLGKS from the coding sequence ATGGAAAGTAAAAATGAAAAAATACTCATCACAGGAGCTTTAGGGCAAATCGGTACCGAACTTACAGCAAAGTTGGTGGAAATCTACGGTAAAGATAATGTTATTGCTTCTGGAATTGATAAATGGAGAGAAGGCATTACTACTGCTGGACACTACGAAAGAATAGATGTAACCAACTTTAAACTATTGGAAGATTTTATCAAAGAAAATAAAATCACTACGGTTTATCACTTGGCATCTCTCTTATCTGGAACTTCGGAGAAACAACCACTTTTTGCTTGGAAACTCAATCTAGAGCCACTACTCCACCTCTGCGAATTAGCAAAAGAAGGCTATTTAAAAAAGATATTTTGGCCAAGTTCCATCGCTGTATTTGGTAAAGGTATTCCAAAGCACAATGTTGGGCAAGATGTGGTGCTTAACCCTACCACCGTGTATGGTATTTCTAAAATGGCTGGAGAAAAATGGTGTGAATATTACCACGATAAATATGGTGTAGATGTGCGTAGTATAAGATACCCTGGTCTTATTTCTTGGAAAGCTCCTGCAGGTGGAGGTACTACCGATTATGCCGTGGAAATCTTCTATGAAGCGGTAGAAAAAGGCGAGTACCAATGTTTTATTTCGGAAAACACTGCCATGCCTATGCTCTATATGGACGATGCTATAAACGCTACCATAAAACTAATGCAAGAACCTGCAGAAAACATCAGTGTTTGGGGCTCTTATAATCTAGGAGGTATGTCTTTTACACCTGCAGAACTAACAAATGAAATTAAAAAAGTAATGCCTAATTTCAAAATCTCTTACCAACCCGATTTCAGACAAAGCATCGCTGACTCTTGGCCTGCTTCCATAGACGATAGCAAAGCTAAAGAAGATTGGGGACTTTCTTATGAGTTTGACATCAAAATGATGACCGAAGAAATGATAAAAAATCTGAAAGTTAAGCTAGGGAAAAGTTAG
- a CDS encoding transketolase family protein: MKYTYTEKKDTRSGFGAGLAELADKNPNVVALCADLIGSLKMEKFIEKAPERFFQVGIAEANMIGIAAGLSINGKIPFTGTFANFSTSRVYDQIRQSVAYSGKNVKICASHAGLTLGEDGATHQVLEDIGMMKMLPGMVVINPCDYNQTKAATIAIADYNGPVYLRFGRPAVPVFMPEDMPFEIGKGILLQEGKDVTIVATGHLVWESLVAAEQLEKEGISCEVINIHTIKPLDEEIILNSVKKTGKIVTAEEHNYLGGLGESVAGLLARKHPTRQEFVAVNDTFGESATPAELMKKYGIDAEAVKKAVKKLMQ, from the coding sequence ATGAAATATACTTATACCGAAAAAAAAGATACAAGAAGTGGTTTTGGTGCTGGGCTAGCAGAACTTGCTGACAAAAATCCAAATGTAGTAGCACTCTGTGCCGACCTTATCGGCTCTCTAAAAATGGAGAAATTTATAGAGAAAGCTCCAGAAAGATTTTTCCAAGTGGGCATCGCCGAAGCGAATATGATAGGCATCGCTGCAGGGCTTAGCATCAATGGTAAAATACCATTTACGGGTACTTTTGCTAACTTTTCTACTTCGAGAGTTTACGACCAAATTCGTCAATCTGTGGCTTACTCTGGTAAAAATGTTAAGATATGTGCGTCTCACGCAGGACTTACCTTAGGAGAAGACGGTGCAACTCACCAAGTGCTAGAAGATATTGGTATGATGAAAATGTTGCCAGGTATGGTAGTTATCAACCCGTGCGACTATAACCAAACTAAAGCGGCTACCATTGCCATTGCAGACTACAACGGTCCTGTCTATCTAAGATTCGGGAGACCTGCCGTACCTGTATTTATGCCAGAAGATATGCCTTTTGAAATCGGTAAAGGGATTTTGTTGCAAGAAGGTAAAGATGTAACCATTGTAGCAACAGGGCATTTGGTTTGGGAGTCTCTAGTAGCTGCAGAACAACTAGAAAAAGAAGGTATCTCTTGCGAGGTAATCAATATCCACACGATTAAACCTTTGGACGAAGAAATCATTTTAAATTCTGTAAAGAAAACAGGAAAGATTGTAACGGCAGAAGAACATAACTACCTTGGAGGACTTGGCGAGTCTGTGGCAGGACTACTTGCAAGAAAGCACCCTACAAGACAAGAATTTGTTGCCGTAAACGATACTTTCGGTGAGTCTGCCACACCAGCCGAGCTGATGAAAAAATACGGAATAGATGCAGAAGCAGTGAAAAAAGCAGTAAAAAAGCTAATGCAGTAA
- the groL gene encoding chaperonin GroEL (60 kDa chaperone family; promotes refolding of misfolded polypeptides especially under stressful conditions; forms two stacked rings of heptamers to form a barrel-shaped 14mer; ends can be capped by GroES; misfolded proteins enter the barrel where they are refolded when GroES binds), with the protein MAKDIKFDIESRDALKRGVDALANAVKVTLGPKGRNVVIEKSFGAPHVTKDGVSVAKEIELEDKVENMGAQMVKEVASKTNDLAGDGTTTATVLAQAIVREGLKNVAAGANPMDLKRGIDKAVSTVIENLKSQSQAVGDSSEKIKQVASISANNDDAIGSLIAEAFGKVGKEGVITVEEAKGTDTTVDVVEGMQFDRGYQSPYFVTNPDKMVAELDNPYILLVEKKISSMKELLPVLEPVAQQGKALLIISEEVEGEALATLVVNKLRGSLKIAAVKAPGFGDRRKAMLEDIAILTGGQVVSEERGFTMDNVTIDMLGRAEKVVIDKDNTTVVNGAGDEAQIKARVNQIKAQMESTTSDYDREKLQERLAKLAGGVAVLYVGAASEVEMKEKKDRVDDALHATRAAVEEGIVAGGGVALVRSIASLENLNGANQDENTGIKIVKRAIEEPLRQIVANAGGEGSVVVAKVSEGKGDFGYNAKTDEYVNMLEAGIIDPTKVTRVALENAASVAGMLLTTECVITELPKEESAMPPMGGGMPGMM; encoded by the coding sequence ATGGCAAAAGATATTAAATTTGATATAGAATCAAGAGACGCACTTAAAAGAGGTGTAGATGCATTAGCAAATGCAGTTAAGGTAACTTTAGGACCTAAAGGTAGAAATGTGGTTATAGAAAAATCTTTCGGTGCTCCACATGTAACTAAAGATGGGGTTTCTGTGGCTAAAGAGATAGAGCTAGAGGACAAAGTAGAAAATATGGGAGCTCAAATGGTAAAAGAAGTAGCATCTAAAACCAACGATTTGGCAGGAGATGGTACCACTACAGCTACCGTATTAGCGCAAGCTATCGTGAGAGAAGGTCTTAAAAATGTGGCTGCTGGAGCTAATCCTATGGATTTAAAAAGAGGGATTGACAAGGCAGTTTCTACTGTAATAGAAAACTTAAAATCTCAATCTCAAGCAGTAGGAGATTCTTCTGAAAAAATCAAGCAAGTAGCTTCTATTTCTGCAAATAACGATGATGCAATAGGTAGCCTTATCGCTGAAGCTTTTGGTAAAGTAGGTAAAGAAGGTGTAATTACTGTGGAAGAGGCTAAAGGTACAGATACTACGGTAGATGTGGTAGAAGGTATGCAGTTTGACAGAGGTTATCAGTCGCCTTATTTCGTTACAAATCCAGACAAAATGGTAGCGGAGTTAGACAATCCGTATATTCTTTTAGTAGAGAAGAAAATTTCTTCTATGAAAGAATTATTGCCTGTTTTAGAGCCAGTAGCCCAGCAAGGTAAAGCTTTACTTATCATTTCAGAAGAGGTAGAAGGTGAGGCGTTGGCAACATTAGTGGTTAACAAACTAAGAGGTTCTTTAAAAATCGCTGCAGTAAAAGCTCCAGGATTTGGAGATAGAAGAAAGGCAATGTTAGAAGATATTGCTATCTTAACGGGTGGACAAGTAGTTTCTGAAGAAAGAGGCTTTACTATGGATAATGTAACTATTGATATGTTAGGTAGAGCAGAAAAAGTAGTTATAGATAAAGACAATACTACGGTAGTAAATGGTGCTGGAGATGAGGCTCAAATTAAAGCTAGAGTAAATCAAATCAAAGCTCAAATGGAAAGCACTACTTCTGACTACGATAGAGAAAAATTACAAGAAAGATTGGCTAAATTAGCTGGTGGTGTAGCAGTTCTTTATGTAGGTGCAGCTTCTGAAGTAGAAATGAAGGAGAAGAAGGATAGAGTAGATGACGCATTACATGCTACTAGAGCGGCAGTGGAAGAAGGTATCGTAGCTGGTGGAGGTGTAGCTTTGGTAAGAAGCATTGCTTCTCTTGAGAACCTTAACGGTGCTAACCAAGATGAAAACACAGGTATTAAAATAGTTAAAAGAGCTATAGAAGAACCATTGAGACAAATCGTAGCTAATGCAGGTGGCGAAGGTTCTGTAGTGGTGGCTAAAGTTTCAGAAGGTAAAGGAGACTTCGGATACAATGCTAAAACAGATGAGTATGTTAATATGCTAGAAGCAGGGATTATAGACCCTACCAAAGTGACTAGAGTAGCATTAGAAAATGCAGCTTCTGTGGCTGGTATGCTATTAACTACGGAGTGTGTAATTACAGAACTACCTAAAGAAGAATCTGCAATGCCACCAATGGGAGGCGGAATGCCAGGTATGATGTAA
- a CDS encoding sodium:solute symporter encodes MSPILLLGIIIAYFGILLWVAYRTGKGSNNDSFFIGNRSSNWVLVAFGMIGTSLSGVTFVSVPGQVGKDSFHYLQVTIGYLIGYIVIAYVLLPLYYRLKLTSIYGYLQQRMGALSYKSGASIFIVSRLVGATARLYLVVNILQMTILDSLGVPFIVTTLIILVMIILYTYEGGVKTIVWTDTLQTTGMLLGLIVCTFYMLNHLGLNIADSFAAMSEQGYTKVFDTDVNDKGFFIKQILAGAFITITMTGIDQEMMQKSISVTNLKDSQKNMVTLGVILLGVISLFLYMGGLLHLYGIQENISSTGDQLFPDVALNHMPPFISIIFIIALISALFPSADGAMTALTSSLCIDIFGLKEKNISASEKEKFRKRVHLWVAVSFLIMVLIFKWINDNSMIGLILKLAGFTYGPLLGLFAFGIFTKRTVKDKLVPYICITAPILSFLIDKYQSLVFGDFQIGLELLIINGLLTFVGLWFISSKKQSFQ; translated from the coding sequence ATGTCGCCAATTCTCTTACTAGGAATTATTATTGCCTATTTTGGCATTCTGCTATGGGTAGCTTATAGAACAGGTAAAGGAAGTAATAATGATAGCTTTTTTATAGGCAATAGGAGTAGTAATTGGGTTTTGGTAGCATTCGGTATGATAGGGACTTCTCTATCTGGAGTTACCTTTGTAAGTGTCCCTGGACAGGTGGGAAAAGACAGTTTCCACTATCTACAAGTTACCATAGGATACCTCATAGGATACATTGTCATTGCGTATGTTTTATTACCTCTTTATTACAGACTAAAACTAACCTCCATCTATGGATACCTTCAGCAGAGAATGGGAGCTTTATCTTATAAATCAGGAGCTTCTATTTTTATTGTATCTCGTTTGGTAGGTGCTACGGCGAGGCTTTATCTAGTGGTAAATATTTTACAAATGACTATCTTGGATAGCCTTGGCGTTCCTTTTATTGTAACTACTCTCATTATTTTAGTAATGATTATCCTCTACACCTACGAAGGCGGCGTAAAAACCATCGTATGGACAGACACTCTACAAACCACAGGAATGCTTTTAGGACTTATTGTCTGTACGTTCTATATGCTTAATCACTTGGGGCTAAATATCGCAGATAGTTTCGCCGCAATGAGCGAACAAGGTTATACTAAAGTATTTGACACCGATGTTAATGATAAAGGGTTCTTCATTAAACAAATCTTAGCAGGAGCTTTCATTACCATTACAATGACTGGGATTGACCAAGAAATGATGCAAAAATCCATCTCAGTAACCAACCTAAAAGATAGTCAGAAAAATATGGTAACTCTAGGAGTTATATTGCTAGGAGTTATTTCATTATTCCTTTATATGGGTGGGTTGTTACATCTTTACGGCATACAAGAGAATATTTCTAGCACTGGAGACCAGCTATTCCCAGATGTAGCTCTTAACCATATGCCTCCATTTATTTCTATTATTTTCATTATTGCTCTTATTTCTGCTCTATTTCCTAGTGCTGATGGAGCTATGACAGCACTTACTTCATCTCTTTGTATTGATATATTTGGACTGAAAGAAAAAAATATCTCCGCTTCCGAAAAAGAAAAATTCAGAAAGAGAGTACACCTTTGGGTAGCAGTATCATTTTTAATAATGGTACTCATTTTTAAATGGATTAACGATAATTCTATGATAGGGCTTATCCTTAAATTAGCAGGCTTTACCTATGGACCTCTACTTGGGCTTTTCGCTTTTGGGATTTTCACTAAAAGAACGGTTAAAGATAAGCTAGTGCCTTACATCTGTATTACCGCTCCTATCTTATCATTTTTAATAGATAAATATCAAAGTCTTGTTTTTGGCGATTTCCAAATCGGGTTAGAATTACTTATCATCAACGGATTACTTACCTTTGTAGGGCTTTGGTTCATCAGTAGTAAAAAACAATCATTTCAATAA